The following are from one region of the Mangifera indica cultivar Alphonso chromosome 14, CATAS_Mindica_2.1, whole genome shotgun sequence genome:
- the LOC123195416 gene encoding uncharacterized protein LOC123195416, whose product MPSPFETIIYNRHLGFLIWQSISSSLIFLLFKLFFLRSASSFLTTLFAFILFLFSHLAFSFSLSLAASPAPTRPLSPLQLVLAPFSSWTLDFRRRALLSLRLGLFVAVAAVSGGVSVACVCLMQEYDGAELTWKLGFRGSVCGLLYGLFYLYNQKWVLKFPIVQRLPFFRFKVAIYVAIGKALKFSAAAYLLSAVPVVFVANAKKATFGRLIAEQIMFYVGIFSVFLCWELSHHLHRVLHTKRLIFAPPKGTAAAETNPSEPLLAALEESTSSSLLRYLAYLDLCMVCEKNVDTWRRAAFFEETSETYRRVVAVCLRPLEQLATKLGESMEAGSKDKACQVSRQLQSPTDLHVDSKSSEPLDNFQLCAWCAQAVSSLTAHSRKEDRFGVAQLSGSNAAVITTLLSCLLVVEGFMGKKTNLQPPHHLMGPAGIKWAALDTSRRDVGIGKKRNVQQHPKAFAMADVLKTSIYCIVSAFHEEMISSAKAGLLEKDWLAVGKPLFGTRELLLQKLQHFLDFRAS is encoded by the exons ATGCCTTCACCTTTCGAAACAATCATCTACAATCGCCACTTGGGCTTCTTAATCTGGCAGTCAATATCTTCCtctctcatttttcttcttttcaaactCTTCTTTCTCCGCTCAGCTTCTTCCTTCCTCACCACCCTTTTCGCTttcattctctttctcttttcccaCTTAGCTTTCTCCTTTTCTCTCTCCCTTGCGGCTTCTCCTGCTCCCACTCGCCCCCTCTCCCCTCTGCAGCTCGTCCTCGCCCCCTTCTCTTCATGGACTCTCGATTTCCGCCGCCGCGCCCTGCTTTCTCTCCGCCTTGGGCTGTTTGTGGCAGTGGCCGCCGTGTCGGGGGGCGTGTCAGTTGCGTGTGTTTGTTTGATGCAGGAGTATGATGGAGCTGAATTGACTTGGAAACTGGGGTTTAGGGGTTCCGTTTGTGGGTTGCTTTATGgcttgttttatctttataatcaGAAATGGGTTTTGAAGTTTCCCATTGTTCAG CGTCTTCCTTTCTTCAGGTTCAAGGTGGCAATCTATGTTGCTATTGGAAAGGCCTTAAAGTTTTCAGCTGCAGCTTACTTGTTATCAGCTGTGCCAGTAGTTTTTGTTGCAAACGCCAAGAAAGCAACATTTGGAAGGCTTATTGCTGAGCAGATTATGTTTTATGTTGGGATTTTTTCAGTGTTCCTATGTTGGGAATTAAGTCACCATTTACATCgg GTGCTTCATACTAAAAGGTTGATATTCGCACCACCAAAAGGAACAGCAGCAGCAGAAACAAATCCAAGTGAGCCACTTCTTGCAGCTTTGGAGGAGAGCACCTCAAGTTCTCTTCTACGGTATCTGGCATATCTTGATCTCTGTATGGTTTGTGAGAAAAATGTTGATACTTGGCGCCGAGCTGCTTTCTTTGAAGAAACTAGTGAGACTTACAGAAGAGTTGTTGCTGTATGCTTGAGGCCTCTGGAACAGCTAGCAACAAAGTTGGGTGAAAGTATGGAAGCCGGTTCTAAGGACAAAGCCTGCCAAGTTTCCAGACAGTTGCAGTCGCCAACTGACTTGCATGTAGATTCAAAATCATCTGAACCATTGGACAACTTTCAG CTATGTGCTTGGTGTGCCCAGGCAGTTTCTTCGTTGACTGCACACTCACGCAAGGAAGACAGGTTTGGGGTTGCTCAACTTTCTGGTAGCAATGCTGCTGTTATCACCACCCTTCTGTCCTGCCTCCTTGTTGTAGAAGGTTTTATGGGGAAGAAGACTAATTTGCAACCACCTCATCATTTGATGGGACCAGCTGGTATTAAATGGGCTGCATTGGACACCAGCAGAAGAGATGTTGGAATAGGTAAGAAGCGAAACGTCCAACAACATCCAAAAGCATTCGCCATGGCAGATGTTCTGAAGACCTCAATCTATTGTATTGTCTCTGCTTTCCATGAAGAGATGATTAGTAGTGCCAAAGCTGGTCTTCTTGAGAAGGACTGGCTTGCTGTCGGAAAACCACTTTTTGGTACTCGTGAGCTGCTCTTGCAGAAACTACAACATTTCCTGGATTTTCGAGCAAGCTAA